The Caulobacter sp. FWC2 region CCTTGTACTTCATGCGCTTGTACTTGCCGCACAGGCATTCGTAATCCTTGGTCGGGCCAAAGATACGGGCGCAGAACAGGCCGTCACGCTCGGGCTTGAACGTGCGGTAGTTGATGGTTTCCGGCTTCTTGATCTCGCCGAACGACCACGAGCGGATCTTTTCCGGCGAGGCCAGCGAGATGCGGATCTGGTCGAAGGTCGGAGCGGCCTGGACCGGATTGAAGATGTTCAGGACTTCCTGGTTCATCTTGGTTCCTTCTGCGGGATCACCCGCGAAAAATTCTCTTTAGAGCGCTCCTCCCCCGCGTTGCGGGGGAGGTGGCGGCGAAGCCGACGGAGGGGGCTAGCTGGAGATCGGCCGAGTTGGCCCCCTCCGTCCCTCCGGGACACCTCCCCCGCATCGCGGGGGAGGATCCTCAATCGACTCAGCTGTTCTCCAGCTCGACGTTCAGGCCGAGCGAGCGCATTTCCTTGACCAGCACGTTGAAGCTTTCCGGGATACCGGCTTCGAACGTGTCGTCGCCACGGACGATCGACTCGTAGACCTTGGTCCGGCCGGCCACGTCGTCGGACTTCACCGTCAGCATTTCCTGCAGGGTGTAGGCCGCGCCGTAGGCTTCCAGAGCCCACACTTCCATTTCCCCGAAGCGCTGACCGCCGAACTGGGCCTTACCACCCAGCGGCTGTTGCGTGACGAGCGAGTACGGACCGATCGAACGAGCGTGGATCTTGTCGTCGACCAGGTGGTGCAGCTTCAGCATGTAGATGTAGCCGACCGTGACCGGACGCTTGAACTGCTCGCCGGTCAGACCGTCGTACAGGATCGACTGGCCCGACTTGTTGACGCCGGCCATTTCGAGGTGGTCCTCGATATCGCTCATGCGCGCGCCGTCGAACACGGGGGTGGCGATCGGAACGCCCTTGCCCAGGTTCTTGGCCAGCTCGATCAGACCCTCTTCGGTGTCCGGCAGTTCTTCGTCCGGGCCGTAGATGTCACGCAGGCGCGTCACCAGGGCTTCCTTCTGACCGCCGTGCTGCCAGTCTTCCAGCAGGTTGGTGATCTGCTTTCCGAGGTTGGCGCAGGCCCAGCCGAGGTGGGTCTCGAAGATCTGACCGACGTTCATGCGCGAAGGCACGCCCAGCGGGTTCAGAACGACGTCGACGTGCGTCCCGTCGGCGAGGAACGGCATGTCCTCGATCGGCAGGATGCGCGAGATGACGCCCTTGTTGCCGTGACGGCCGGCCATCTTGTCGCCCGGCTGAAGCTTGCGCTTCACGGCCACGAAGACCTTGACCATCTTCATGACGCCCGGAGGCAGTTCGTCGCCGCGCTGCAGCTTGTCGACCTTGTCTTCGAAACGACGGTCCAGGCGCTTGCGGTTCTCGTCGAACAGGCGGCGCAGGCTTTCCAGTTCGCCCATCGCCTTCTCGTCTTCGAGCGCGATCTGCCACCACAGGCCCGAAGCCACCTGGCTCAGGTTCTCGGCGGTGATCTCGCCGCGCGACAGGCCCTTGGGACCCGACAGCGCGACCTTGCCGATCAGCAGGTCCTTCAGGCGGCCCGAGATGTTGCGGTTCAGGATCGTGAACTCGTCGTCGCGGTCCTTGCCCAGACGGTCGATCTCGGCCCGTTCGATGGCCAGGGCGCGTTCGTCCTTGTCGACGCCGTGACGGTTGAACACGCGCACGTCGACGATCGTGCCGGCGACGCCCGGGGGCAGGCGCAGGCTGGTGTCGCGGACGTCCGAGGCCTTTTCGCCGAAGATGGCGCGCAGCAGCTTTTCTTCCGGCGTCATCGGGCTTTCGCCCTTCGGCGTGACCTTGCCGACCAGGATGTCGCCCGGCTGGACTTCGGCGCCGATCGCCACGATGCCGGCTTCGTCGAGGTTGCGCAGGGCTTCCTCGCCGACGTTCGGGATGTCGCGGGTGATTTCTTCCGGGCCGAGCTTCGTGTCGCGGGCCATGACTTCGAATTCCTCGATGTGGATCGAGGTGAAGACGTCGTCGCGGACGATGCGTTCGGAGATCAGGATCGAGTCTTCGAAGTTGTAGCCGTTCCAGGGCATGAACGCGACGAGCGCGTTGCGGCCCAGGGCCAGTTCGCCCAGCTCGGTCGAGGGACCGTCGGCGATGATGTCGCCGGTGTTGATCCGGTCGCCCACCTTCACCAGCGGGCGCTGGTTGATGCAGGTCGACTGGTTCGAACGCTGGAACTTCGACATCCGGTAGATGTCGACGCCCGAGCGGGCCGCGTCGGTCTCTTCGGTGGCGCGGATGACGATACGCGTACCGTCGATCTGCTCGACCACGCCGGTGCGCTTGGCGATGACGACGGCGCCCGAGTCACGGGCGACGACGGCTTCCATGCCGGTGCCGACCAGCGGGGCGTCCGACTGCACCAGCGGCACGGCCTGACGTTGCATGTTCGAGCCCATGAGGGCGCGGTTGGCGTCATCGTTTTCGAGGAACGGGATCAGGGCGGCGGCCACCGACACGACTTGGCGCGGCGACACGTCCATCAGGTCGACCGTTTCCTTTTGCAGGAGGGTCGGTTCGCCGTTGATGCGGCCCGGGACCAGGTCGTCGACGATCTCGCCTTCGAACACCGCGATGTTCGACTGGGCGATGACGTGCTTGGATTCCTCCATCGCCGACATGTAGACGACTTCGTCCTGCGGCTTGCCGTCCTTCACGCGACGGTACGGGCTCTCGATGAAGCCGTACTTGTTGACGCGGGCGTGGGTGGCCAGAGAGTTGATCAGACCGATGTTCGGGCCTTCCGGCGTTTCAATCGGGCAGATCCGGCCGTAGTGGGTCGGGTGAACGTCGCGGACTTCGAAGCCGGCGCGCTCACGGGTCAGACCGCCCGGGCCGAGGGCCGAGAGACGACGCTTGTGGGTGATTTCCGACAGCGGGTTCGTCTGGTCCATGAACTGCGACAGCTGCGAGGAGCCGAAGAATTCACGCACGGCGGCCGCGGCCGGCTTGGCGTTGATCAGGTCGTGCGGCATCACGGTGTCGATGTCGACGGACGACATGCGTTCCTTGATGGCGCGTTCCATGCGCAGCAGGCCGACGCGGTACTGGTTTTCCAGCAGCTCACCGACCGAGCGGACGCGACGGTTGCCCAGGTTGTCGATGTCGTCGATTTCGCCGCGACCGTCGCGCAGGCCCACCAGGACCTTCAGCACGGCCAGGACGTCGTCCTTGCGCAGGATGCGGACTTCGTCCGACACGTCCTGCTCCAGGCGCATGTTCATCTTCACGCGGCCCACCGACGACAGGTCGTAGCGCTCGGCGTCGAAGAACAGCGACTTGAACATCGCTTCGGCGGCTTCCACCGTCGGCGGCTCGCCCGGACGCATGACGCGATAGATGTCGAACAGCGCATCTTCGCGGACGGCGTTCTTGTCCACGCGCAGGGTGTTGCGCATGTAGGCGCCGACCGTGACGTGGTCGATGTCCAGCACGTCGATGGTGTCGAAGCCTTGGTCGGCCAGGGCCTGGATCGAGGTGACGTCCAGCTCGTCGCCGGCTTCGGCGTAGATTTCACCGGTCGAGAAGTTGACCGCGTCGCGCGCCAGGTAGCGGCCCGTCAGGGCTTCCGGCGCCAGCAGCAGGGTCTTCAGGCCGCCGTCGGCGAACTTCTTGGCCTGGCGAGCCGTGATCTTGGTGCCGGCCGGAGCGACTTCCTCGCCCGTGTCGGCGTCGACCAGCGGGAACTCCGGCTTCACGCCGCGCCAGCGCTCGGGCTTGTACGGGGTGGCCCAGCCGCCCGAACGCTTTTCGAACGGGACGACGTCGTAGAACGTGGTCAGGATCTCTTCGCCGTCCATGCCCAGGGCATAGAGGAAGGTCGTGGCCGGCAGCTTGCGGCGACGGTCGATGCGGACGTAGACGATGTCCTTGGCGTCGAACTCGAAGTCCAGCCACGAGCCGCGATACGGGATCACGCGGGCGGCGAACAGCAGCTTGCCCGAGGCGTGGGTCTTGCCCTTGTCGTGGTCGAAGAACACGCCCGGCGAGCGGTGCATCTGCGAGACGATGACGCGCTCGGTGCCGTTGACGATGAAGGTGCCCTTGTCCGTCATGAGCGGGATATCGCCCATGTAGACGTCCTGCTCCTTGATGTCCTTGACCGAGCGGGCGCCGGTTTCTTCTTCCGTTTCGAACACGATCAGGCGCAGCTTGACCTTCAGCGGCGCCGCGAAGGTCATGTCGCGCTGGATGCACTCTTCAACGTCGTACTTGGGCTCTTCGAATTCGTACGAAACGTATTCGAGCACCGCGCGCTCATTGAAGTCCTTGATCGGGAAAACCGACTTGAAGACCGCCTCGACGCCTTCGTCGCGGCGTTGGCCCGGACGGACCTCGCGCTGAAGGAACTGTTCGTAGGAAGAGCGCTGAACCTCGATCAGGTTCGGCATCTGCACAGCTTCGGGGATGCGGCCGAAAGACTTCCGGATCCGCTTCTTGCCGGTGAAGGATTGCGCCATGTTGTTTCCCTGCGGCGCGGACGGAATCCGCGCGTGAATTAGAATGTCCGTAGCGTCCACCCTCGCCGCTCGCCTTCTCAGGGAGCTGCGGACGCTGGAATTCCCCTATCGGGCGACCGGGATCGGAAGCCTGATGGGCGCCCCTTCGCGCGGATCGGAGGGCGGCTGATCGCGCCTCGGGGCGTAATACGGACGCGCCAAAGCGCTCCGCCGATGTAATCGTGAAGGCGGGGATATAGGGGAACAGAGCGCGGAAGAAAAGGGGGATTCGTAAACGGGCGTAAATGCGTTGGCTGAAGCCATCCCCAGCCAAGCTTCCCGCCCTTCACCCGATCTCCCTGGCGAATGCCGGGGCCCAGATACATCCTGAGTGGTTTGGGTGTTCGCGCTCGAAAGCATTGTCCAGGCGATGGGGACCCGCGGCTTCGATCTGGACCCCGGCATTCGCCGGGGAGATCGGAAAAATTAGGTCTTCTTCAGCATCTTCATCACCAGCGAGACGCCCAGGGCGATCAGGCAGACGAAGAACGCGACCTTGGTGATAGCGCCGGCCACGTTGGCGACGAAACCGAGGATCCCGAACAGGATCATCAGGACGAGCAGGACACCGGCGACCTTGAGCATGGCGAAGCTTCCTTGGTGATACCCGCGATTAGCGCACGGCGACGCTTGGCGTTCCCAGGTTCTAGTCTAGGCGCTGAAATCCACGAATTGCGGAACGGCCGTCCCGCCAGCGGCTGGCCCTTGCGCTTGGCTTCCTCGCGCGCCGCCTGCATCGCCTCGTCGATCTTGCGCCGCACATATTCGTCGATCTGCTGCATCGCCTTGGCCCGGTCCTCCGGCGACATGGCGTCCAGCCTTTCCTGCGTGAGGCCCATCGCCTTCATCGCCTCGTCGCGCCACTTCCGCACCTTCTCGGCCCAGGCCTCGGCCTTGGCCTGCTTGGCGAAGGCGGTGAGCCCCTTCTCGCGAACCTTGTCGACGTCGCTGCTGGACCCCGTGTCGGCACGGGCGGTCGCGGTCCCGCGCGTGCGATCAGCGCTCGCGGCGGCGTAGGCCGACCAGTTTCCGCTTCCGATACCCGAGACAGACATCCTGCCCTCCCAGGCGAACACGCCTGGAGGTTGCAAGAATCGCGCCGACGCGAGCGGCGTTGAAAAGCTTCAGTTTTCGCGGAAGCCAGCCGGCGCCTTCTGCCGCCTCAGGCCCGCCAGAGCCCGATCGCGCCCTTCGGCCCGCACAGCACGGCCGACTTTTCCGAGGAGAGCCGCACCGTGTTCATGGGCGCGCCCGAGACCCGCTGGAACGGCCCGCCCTTGCGGCTGACGATGGTCCCGGCCAGGCCGGTGGCCATGACGGTCGAGCCCTTGACCGAGATCCCCGACAGGTAGCCGGTCGGGGCGGCGACCGCCTCGAAGCTCACCCGGCCCGGATCCAGCCGCGCCAGGTTGACGCCCTCGGCGCGAGGCTTCTGGTAGTCGCCGCCGCAGACCCACAGCGCGCCGTGCTTGTCGTAGGCCACGGCGAAGGCGCCCTTGGACGGCGCGTCGGCCAGGATCGGCGTGTCCAGCGCCACGAAGACGCCGCTCCCGCCGCGCGAGACATAGACCCGCGCCTTGCCCGCCCCGCCGGAGCAGAAGGCGACCTGGCCGCGCGGGCCGATCGCCACGCAGCCATTGCTGGCGGCGAAGGCGCCCTCGTTCGACGCGGCCAGGGGCACGCCCTCGTCCTTGAGCCGCGTCCAGGTCTCGCCGCCGTCGGCGGTGTAGAGCACCGTGAACCGGCCCTTGGTCGGGTCGCCCAGGATGAAGCCGCGCCGGCTGTCGATAAAGGCGATCGAGTCCCAGAAGCCTTCCGGATCCGGGTTGGCGGCGATCCGCTTCCAGGTCTTGCCGCCGTCCTTGGTGCGCAACAGTTGCGAGGCCTCGCCGGGTCCGGCGCTCATGGCCAGGACGTGGTTGTCGTCGAAGGCGTGCAGACCCCGGAAGTCCAGCTTCTCGGCCCCGACGATCCGCATGGCGTCCTGCCGCTCGTCCTGCCCGCGGATCAGCCAGCCCTTGGAGCCCGAGGCCCAGTAGCGCTTGCCGCCGGTCGGCGAGAGGCCCCGCAGTTCGGTGTCGGCGACCGAGGTCGGCATGCGGATGCCGCCAACGCCCTGAGCGCGCTCGTCCCGCGCCAGGGCGGGCGTCGCGACCAGGCTGGGCGAGACCGTCAAGGCGGCGGCGGTGGCGAGGAAGTCTCTGCGCTTCAAGGTTCGGCTCCTGCGAATTCCGGCCATCAGGCGGGCAAATCGGCGTCGGCGCAAGCGATCGCGATGGGCGGCGAGGCGCGCGGCCCAGCGGAATCTCCGGTTTCAGCGGCAGTTAATATCTGGCGGTTAACAATGATCCTTTAGATTCACGGCCGGAGAGAGCGCTGAATGTCGACGCCCTACCGCCTGTATGCCGAAGAGGCGCCGCAGGCCTTAGACGCGGCGTTGGAGACGGCCCGGCCGCGGATCGACATCCCTTTCTGGACCTGCGTCTTCGCGACGCTGATCTTCAGTCAGTTCTACCTGATGCTGTTCACAGGCCCGGGCACCGGCGGGGCGACCCCGTCGTCGAGCGCGGCCAACAGCCAGTCCGCCGCCCTGCGGATGATCTTCTTTCCAGTCTATCTGGCTGTCCTGATCACCATCTGCGCGCGCCCCGCCCGCTTTCTCGCGGTCCTGGCGCGGTCCTGGCTGCTGCTGGGACTGCTGAGCATCGCGGCGGCCTCGGTGTTCTGGAGCCTGCAGCCCGACGTGACCCAGCGCCGACTGATCGCGGTCGTGTTCACCACCCTGGCCGGGGTGCTGCTGGCCGAGCGCTTCGAATGGCCCAAGACGCTGGAGGTCCTGGCCACGACGTTCGCCTTCGTCGTCGCCCTGTCGTTCGTCTTCGGCCTGCTCATGCCGGCCTATGGCGTGATGTCGGTGGACTTCCCCGGCGCGTGGCGCGGCGTCTACGGGTTCAAGAACCAGCTTGGCTACGCCATGTCGCTGGCGACGCCGACCTTCCTGGCCGCCGCCATCGCCAACCCGCAGCGACGCAAGCTGTGGCTGGGCTTCGCCGCCGGCGCCCTGGCGCTGATCCTGCTGTCGACGTCCAAGACCGCCCTGCTCTCGTGCCTGGCGGGCCTGGCCTTCGTGCCGTTGATCGCGCTGTGCCGGCGGGGGCCGGCGCTGGGCGCGCTGGCGATCCTGGCCGCCGTCAGCGCCCTCGCCCTCGGCGGCGCGGTCCTCTGGCTGGCGCCCGAGGCGGTCTTCGGCCTGATCGGCCGCGACGCCACCTTCACCGGCCGCACCCTGATCTGGGACGCCGTCCACCGGCAGATTCAGCACCAGCCGATGACCGGCTACGGCTACGGGGCCGTCTGGGACGACCAGTCGGGACGGGGGCCCGTCGCCTGGATCTCGCACGACCAGGGCTTCACGATCTTCTCCGCCCACAACACCATCCTCGGGGTCTGGCTGGAGCTGGGCTACATCGGCGTCGCCGCCTGGCTGATGCTGCTGGTCGGGGCCTGGCTGAAGGGACTGCTGCGGCTGGCGACCGCGCCGGCCTATTTCTTCCTGCCGTTCCTGGTGATCTTCACCCTGCACAGCCTGACCGAGGCCGACGCGCTGATCCAGAACGACCTGGGCTGGGTGATCTTCTCGATGACCGTGACCAAGCTGGCCCTGCCCTGGCGCTCGGCGGACTGACGCCCCGTGGAGCGGACGCTCCCGCACCGCCAAGCCCCAAAAGGAAACGGCCCCGGAGGTTTCCCTCCGAGGCCGCCCGGCAGTTCCAAAAGGAACCTGATCCCCGCGAAAGCGGGGGCCAGATTACTTGATTTGGACGGTGGCGCCGGCTTCCGTGAGCTTCTTCGCGACTTCGTCGGCTTGAGCCTTCGAGACGTTTTCGACGACGTTCTGCGGAGCGCCTTCGACCAGGTCCTTGGCTTCCTTCAGGCCGAGGTCCGGACGGACGCCGCGGACTTCCTTGATCACGTTGATCTTCTTGTCGCCACCGTTCGTCAGAACGACGGTGAACTCGGTTTGCTCTTCAGCGGCTTCAACCGGGGCGGCAGCGCCACCAGCGGCGGCGACGGCGACCGGAGCGGCGGCCGAGACGCCCCACTTTTCTTCCAGCAGCTTCGACAGTTCAGCGGCTTCCAGCACCGACAGGGTGGACAGTTCTTCGACCAGCTTTTCGAGCTTCGACATGTGTCAGTTCCTAAAGAGAGATTGGGATAGATATGCGGGGATGACCGTTACGCGGCGTCTTTGGTCGCGTAGGCATTGAAGACGCGAGCCAGCTGGGCGGCCGGAGCCTGCAGGACGCCAGCGATCTTGGTCGCCGGAGCCTGGATGAGGCCGATAAGCTTGCCACGCAGTTCGTCCAGCGACGGGAGGGTCGCCAGAGCGCGCACCGCGTTCTCGTCCAGCACGTTGGTCTGGTCCAGGACGCCACCGACAATCTTAAGCTTGTCGTTTTCCTTGGCGAACTGCACGGCGACCTTGGCGGCCGAAACAGCGTCCGGGCCGTAGGCGATGGCGACCGGGCCGGTGAACAGGGCGGAGCCCGTGTCACCAAGCTTGCCGTCCAGAGCCTTAAGGGCCAGGGTGTTCTTCACAACCTTGATCGCGGCGCCTTCCTTGCGGAGGCGAAGACGAAGGTCGGTCATTTCCGCAACGGTCAGACCCATGTAGTGGGTCACGACGACAGCGCCGGCGTCGTTGAACACGCTTTTCAGCGATTCAATCGACTCCTGCTTTTGAGCGCGGTCCATTGCGGTCTCCTACTCAGTTAGCAGCGGCCGGACCATTCCGGCAGCCAGATGCGGTCCCATGCGGAATTGCTCCCGCGTGCGAGTCGCATATGCCTGTTCCAAGGAAAGTCGGCCGCGCTCCGATCTCGGACATGCCTTCCGAAGAAGGGGCCTTCCGAAGAAGGCGTCACGAGCAGGAGACCTTGGCGTCTCTATCCCTGTCTCCCGACGGCGAGGAAGGGCTCTTCCTCAATTATGGCGTTGGTGACCCCACGCCCCGTAGTTCTCAAACAGGTTCTCCGTCGGACCGGAGTCCATCGAAGAGGCGGGCCGTATAGACGAAGTGGGGGAGGATATCAACACCCCTTCCCTCTCCCCCTGCGGGAGAGGGTGGCCCGCGAAGCGGGTCGGGTGAGGGGTCGCGCAGCGTTTTCGACAGGCCTTTCAACCCCTCATCCGTCTGGCTTCGCCAGCCACCTTCTCCCGCAAGGGGAGAAGGGTGATAGTGCGCCCAAGCTCCGATGGGGATCCGCCATGCACCGCACCGCCGCCGCGTTCACCGCGCTTCTGCTGGCCTTCGCCAGTTCCGCCTGGACCAGTCCTGCCTTCGCCGAGTTGAAGGCCCCGCCGACGCCCCGGGCCGTGGTCGCCGATCCGGCGCGCGACAAGGACCATCCGGCCGACATGGCCGCCTTCCAGGTCGACATCGCCGGGTCCAAGGTCAACGCCATCCTCTACACGGCCTCGGGGACGCAGCCGCATCCGACGATGCTGTTCCTGCACGGCTTCCCGGGCAATGAGACCAATATCGACCTGCTGCAGGCCGTGCGCCGCGCCGGCTGGAACGCCATGCGGATCAACTATCGCGGCTCGTGGGGCAGCCAGGGCCAGTTCAGCTTCGCCAACGCCCGCGCCGACGGCGAGGCGGCCGTGGCCTGGCTGCTGGACCCGGCCAATGTCGCCAAATACCACATCGATCCCAAGCGCATCGTCGTGGCCGGCCACAGCATGGGCGGCTTCATGGCCGCCGACGCCGTCGCCGCCGAACCGCGCGTGGCGGGCGCTGTGCTGATCGACGCCTGGGACATCGGTTCACGCAGCGAACGGATTACCTCGCCCGAGGCTCGCAAGGCCGTGATCGAGGCCATGCGCCCCGACACCGCGCCCCTGGCCGCCACGCCCGAAGCCCTGGTCGGCGAGATCGAGCGCGACGCGGCCAAGCTGGACCTCGAGAACCTCACCGCCAGGATCTCCGACCGTCCGGTGCTGCTGATCGGCGCCGAGTTCGCCGGCGCGCCCGGCACGCGTAAGCTGGCCGCCGCCGCCAAGGCCGCCGGGGCCCAAACCGGCGAAAAGGGGACTCTGACCGAGGCCTATTACCCCACCGACCACAGCTTCTCGGACTCCCGCATCGCCCTGGAGAGCGAGGTGATCCGCTGGCTGGCCCGGTTCGATCCGACGATCGCGCCGGCCGGGTCGCGCATTCCGCTGAAGGCCGCCTACGATCCGAACAACCCGTTCGCCAGGATCATCCGGGGCGAGCTGCCAGCCTGGAAGGTCTATGAGGACGCCGACGTCCTGGCCTTCATGGACCGCGCGCCGCTCGAGGCCGGCCACGTGCTGGTGATCTCCAAGACCTCCAAGGCCCGCAACCTGCTGGACATGGATCCCAAGGAACTCGCCAAGGTCATGGCCGTCGCCCAGAAGGTCGGCCAGGCGGAGGTGGACGCCCTGGGGCTGGAGGGCTTCATGCTGATCCAGAACAACGGCGTCGGCCAGAGCGTGCCGCACCTGCATGTCCACGTGATCCCGCGCATCGCTGGCAAGCCTGTCTACCTGGCCGAAAACGCGCCGGCCGATCCCAAGGACTTGGAGGCCATGGCCGCCAAGATCCGGGCGGCGATGAAACCCTAAAGCCTCGCCAGCGCCTGCTTCCCCGCCGCCACGCCGGTGGCGAAGCAGGCCTGCAGCAGGTAGCCGCCGGTCGGGGCCTCCCAGTCCAGCATCTCGCCGGCCAGGATGACGTCCGGGCGGCCCTTCAGCGCCAGGCCGTCCAGGCTCTCGAAGCGCACGCCGCCGGCGGCCGAGATGGCGCGGTCCAGCGGCTGGACGGCGGTCAGCACGATCGGCGCGGCCTTGATCGCCTGGGCGAGCGCCGCCGGTTCGGCGGGCAGGTCGAGGCCATGCGCCTCGCGTAGCAGGTTGACCTCGACCGGCGACAGCTTGAGCGCCTTGCGCAGGAAGTTGGCCAGGCTCTGGCCGCCGCGCGGCGCGCCCAGCCGGCGCGCCAGGGTCTCGACCGGCAGATCGGGCCGCAGGTCGAGGGTCAGAACCGCCCGCCCATCGGCCTCGATCGCATCGCGCAGGGACGCCGCCAGGGCATAGACCGCCCCGCCCTCCAGGCCGTAGCCGGCGACCATGGCGTCGCCCCGCGCGCTCGCCTCGCCATGGCGCAGGCCGATGTTCTTGAGCGGCTCGCCGGCGAAGCGCTCGCGGAAGATCGCGCTCCAGGCG contains the following coding sequences:
- the rpoB gene encoding DNA-directed RNA polymerase subunit beta, translating into MAQSFTGKKRIRKSFGRIPEAVQMPNLIEVQRSSYEQFLQREVRPGQRRDEGVEAVFKSVFPIKDFNERAVLEYVSYEFEEPKYDVEECIQRDMTFAAPLKVKLRLIVFETEEETGARSVKDIKEQDVYMGDIPLMTDKGTFIVNGTERVIVSQMHRSPGVFFDHDKGKTHASGKLLFAARVIPYRGSWLDFEFDAKDIVYVRIDRRRKLPATTFLYALGMDGEEILTTFYDVVPFEKRSGGWATPYKPERWRGVKPEFPLVDADTGEEVAPAGTKITARQAKKFADGGLKTLLLAPEALTGRYLARDAVNFSTGEIYAEAGDELDVTSIQALADQGFDTIDVLDIDHVTVGAYMRNTLRVDKNAVREDALFDIYRVMRPGEPPTVEAAEAMFKSLFFDAERYDLSSVGRVKMNMRLEQDVSDEVRILRKDDVLAVLKVLVGLRDGRGEIDDIDNLGNRRVRSVGELLENQYRVGLLRMERAIKERMSSVDIDTVMPHDLINAKPAAAAVREFFGSSQLSQFMDQTNPLSEITHKRRLSALGPGGLTRERAGFEVRDVHPTHYGRICPIETPEGPNIGLINSLATHARVNKYGFIESPYRRVKDGKPQDEVVYMSAMEESKHVIAQSNIAVFEGEIVDDLVPGRINGEPTLLQKETVDLMDVSPRQVVSVAAALIPFLENDDANRALMGSNMQRQAVPLVQSDAPLVGTGMEAVVARDSGAVVIAKRTGVVEQIDGTRIVIRATEETDAARSGVDIYRMSKFQRSNQSTCINQRPLVKVGDRINTGDIIADGPSTELGELALGRNALVAFMPWNGYNFEDSILISERIVRDDVFTSIHIEEFEVMARDTKLGPEEITRDIPNVGEEALRNLDEAGIVAIGAEVQPGDILVGKVTPKGESPMTPEEKLLRAIFGEKASDVRDTSLRLPPGVAGTIVDVRVFNRHGVDKDERALAIERAEIDRLGKDRDDEFTILNRNISGRLKDLLIGKVALSGPKGLSRGEITAENLSQVASGLWWQIALEDEKAMGELESLRRLFDENRKRLDRRFEDKVDKLQRGDELPPGVMKMVKVFVAVKRKLQPGDKMAGRHGNKGVISRILPIEDMPFLADGTHVDVVLNPLGVPSRMNVGQIFETHLGWACANLGKQITNLLEDWQHGGQKEALVTRLRDIYGPDEELPDTEEGLIELAKNLGKGVPIATPVFDGARMSDIEDHLEMAGVNKSGQSILYDGLTGEQFKRPVTVGYIYMLKLHHLVDDKIHARSIGPYSLVTQQPLGGKAQFGGQRFGEMEVWALEAYGAAYTLQEMLTVKSDDVAGRTKVYESIVRGDDTFEAGIPESFNVLVKEMRSLGLNVELENS
- a CDS encoding YCF48-related protein, producing MKRRDFLATAAALTVSPSLVATPALARDERAQGVGGIRMPTSVADTELRGLSPTGGKRYWASGSKGWLIRGQDERQDAMRIVGAEKLDFRGLHAFDDNHVLAMSAGPGEASQLLRTKDGGKTWKRIAANPDPEGFWDSIAFIDSRRGFILGDPTKGRFTVLYTADGGETWTRLKDEGVPLAASNEGAFAASNGCVAIGPRGQVAFCSGGAGKARVYVSRGGSGVFVALDTPILADAPSKGAFAVAYDKHGALWVCGGDYQKPRAEGVNLARLDPGRVSFEAVAAPTGYLSGISVKGSTVMATGLAGTIVSRKGGPFQRVSGAPMNTVRLSSEKSAVLCGPKGAIGLWRA
- a CDS encoding O-antigen ligase family protein; this encodes MSTPYRLYAEEAPQALDAALETARPRIDIPFWTCVFATLIFSQFYLMLFTGPGTGGATPSSSAANSQSAALRMIFFPVYLAVLITICARPARFLAVLARSWLLLGLLSIAAASVFWSLQPDVTQRRLIAVVFTTLAGVLLAERFEWPKTLEVLATTFAFVVALSFVFGLLMPAYGVMSVDFPGAWRGVYGFKNQLGYAMSLATPTFLAAAIANPQRRKLWLGFAAGALALILLSTSKTALLSCLAGLAFVPLIALCRRGPALGALAILAAVSALALGGAVLWLAPEAVFGLIGRDATFTGRTLIWDAVHRQIQHQPMTGYGYGAVWDDQSGRGPVAWISHDQGFTIFSAHNTILGVWLELGYIGVAAWLMLLVGAWLKGLLRLATAPAYFFLPFLVIFTLHSLTEADALIQNDLGWVIFSMTVTKLALPWRSAD
- the rplL gene encoding 50S ribosomal protein L7/L12 encodes the protein MSKLEKLVEELSTLSVLEAAELSKLLEEKWGVSAAAPVAVAAAGGAAAPVEAAEEQTEFTVVLTNGGDKKINVIKEVRGVRPDLGLKEAKDLVEGAPQNVVENVSKAQADEVAKKLTEAGATVQIK
- the rplJ gene encoding 50S ribosomal protein L10 encodes the protein MDRAQKQESIESLKSVFNDAGAVVVTHYMGLTVAEMTDLRLRLRKEGAAIKVVKNTLALKALDGKLGDTGSALFTGPVAIAYGPDAVSAAKVAVQFAKENDKLKIVGGVLDQTNVLDENAVRALATLPSLDELRGKLIGLIQAPATKIAGVLQAPAAQLARVFNAYATKDAA
- a CDS encoding alpha/beta fold hydrolase, with translation MHRTAAAFTALLLAFASSAWTSPAFAELKAPPTPRAVVADPARDKDHPADMAAFQVDIAGSKVNAILYTASGTQPHPTMLFLHGFPGNETNIDLLQAVRRAGWNAMRINYRGSWGSQGQFSFANARADGEAAVAWLLDPANVAKYHIDPKRIVVAGHSMGGFMAADAVAAEPRVAGAVLIDAWDIGSRSERITSPEARKAVIEAMRPDTAPLAATPEALVGEIERDAAKLDLENLTARISDRPVLLIGAEFAGAPGTRKLAAAAKAAGAQTGEKGTLTEAYYPTDHSFSDSRIALESEVIRWLARFDPTIAPAGSRIPLKAAYDPNNPFARIIRGELPAWKVYEDADVLAFMDRAPLEAGHVLVISKTSKARNLLDMDPKELAKVMAVAQKVGQAEVDALGLEGFMLIQNNGVGQSVPHLHVHVIPRIAGKPVYLAENAPADPKDLEAMAAKIRAAMKP